In Xylanibacter ruminicola 23, a single genomic region encodes these proteins:
- the mazG gene encoding nucleoside triphosphate pyrophosphohydrolase, with product MHTKEEKMQAFGRFLDVLDALRANCPWDKKQTNESLRPNTIEETYELCDALIKNDIPDICKELGDVLLHICFYAKIAEEKEQFDMADVCNALTRKMITRHPHVYHPSQIEAENPKPLPYVPKEVNSEQGIVNSDSAKVTTVGQVLENWEQIKLKEKDGNESVLSGVPDALPSLIKAYRIQDKARNVGFDWEDRQDVWKKVHEELAELEVELNKEDKEKSTEELGDFLFSVINAARLYKLNPDNALEKTNRKFINRFNYIEAHSIKIGKPLKDMTLGEMDALWNEAKKVELSNH from the coding sequence ATGCATACAAAAGAAGAAAAAATGCAGGCTTTCGGTCGTTTTCTTGACGTTTTAGACGCGTTAAGAGCAAATTGTCCATGGGACAAAAAGCAGACCAACGAGAGTCTTCGCCCCAATACCATCGAGGAGACTTACGAGCTCTGCGATGCACTCATTAAAAACGATATTCCCGATATTTGTAAAGAATTAGGCGATGTGTTGCTGCACATCTGTTTCTATGCCAAGATAGCTGAGGAGAAAGAGCAGTTTGATATGGCTGACGTTTGTAACGCCCTCACTCGTAAGATGATAACCCGCCATCCGCATGTTTATCATCCTTCGCAGATTGAGGCCGAGAACCCCAAACCGCTGCCATATGTGCCAAAGGAAGTGAATAGTGAACAGGGAATAGTGAATAGTGATTCTGCAAAGGTAACGACAGTTGGTCAGGTGCTTGAAAACTGGGAGCAGATAAAGCTGAAAGAGAAAGATGGTAACGAATCGGTTCTCTCTGGTGTGCCTGATGCTCTGCCATCACTGATCAAGGCTTATCGCATTCAGGATAAGGCTCGCAACGTAGGCTTTGATTGGGAAGACCGTCAGGATGTATGGAAAAAAGTGCATGAGGAACTGGCTGAATTGGAGGTAGAGCTGAATAAGGAAGATAAAGAAAAATCAACTGAGGAGTTGGGCGATTTCTTGTTCAGCGTGATTAATGCCGCCCGATTGTATAAACTGAATCCTGATAATGCCCTTGAAAAGACAAACCGAAAGTTTATCAACCGGTTTAATTATATCGAGGCGCATAGCATTAAGATTGGCAAGCCGCTTAAGGATATGACTTTAGGCGAGATGGATGCCCTCTGGAATGAAGCGAAGAAAGTAGAATTGTCAAATCATTAA
- a CDS encoding valine--tRNA ligase — MELASKYDPKEVESKWYQYWLDNKLFASKPDGRQPYTIVIPPPNVTGVLHMGHMLNNTIQDILVRRARMEGKNACWVPGTDHASIATEAKVVKKLAGEGIKKRDLTREQFLKHAWDWTDEHGGIILKQLRRLGASCDWDRTAFTMDETRSKSVIKVFVDLYNKGLIYRGLRMVNWDPKALTALSTEEVIYKEEKSHLFHLKYYVDGLTTLENEEALKAEGNIIHKDEKGYYAVVATTRPETIMGDTAMCINPKDAKNQWLKGRKVIVPLVGRVIPVIEDRYVDIEFGTGCLKVTPAHDTNDYMLGKTHNLETIDIFNPDGTISEQSPLYVGMDRMDCRKQISKDLQEAGLMERIEDYINKVGYSERNPDTAIEPRLSLQWFLKMQHFADIALPPVMNDELKFYPAKYKNTYKNWLENIQDWCISRQLWWGHRIPAYYYDEEKFVVAETAEEALELARKESGNANLQMSDLKQDEDALDTWFSSWLWPISLFDGINTPGNEEIKYYYPTSDLVTGPDIIFFWVARMIMAGEEYMGTFPFKNVYFTGIVRDKLGRKMSKSLGNSPDPIELIEKFGADGVRMGMMLSAPAGNDILFDEALCEQGRNFNNKIWNAFRLVKGWKVADIEQAEAGKIATKWFEAKLKQTNAEVEDLFKKYRISEALMAVYKLFWDEFSSWYLEMVKPAYINGEPLPIDKATYDKTLEFFEILLKMLHPFMPFITEELWQHLYDRKDGESIMKVSLKLDAPTKADEELAAQIENVKQIVSGVRMVRNQKNIAPKEQLDLQVVSKNDYAAFDAVTIKMANLKSINVVTEKDATASAFMVGTDEFAVPVGDMIDVEAEIAKMEAQLQHLEGFLAGVKKKLSNERFVANAPEAVVALERKKQSDSEEKIAALKESIAALKNK; from the coding sequence ATGGAATTAGCTAGCAAATACGACCCAAAAGAGGTCGAATCGAAATGGTATCAGTACTGGCTGGACAACAAGCTCTTTGCCAGTAAGCCCGACGGACGTCAACCTTACACAATCGTTATTCCGCCACCCAATGTAACGGGTGTGCTGCACATGGGACACATGCTGAACAACACCATCCAGGATATTCTGGTGCGTCGTGCTCGCATGGAGGGAAAGAATGCTTGTTGGGTACCAGGTACCGACCATGCTTCTATCGCTACCGAGGCTAAGGTGGTTAAGAAACTCGCCGGCGAGGGTATCAAGAAGCGTGATCTGACCCGTGAGCAGTTCCTGAAGCACGCATGGGATTGGACCGATGAGCACGGTGGCATCATCCTGAAGCAGTTGCGCCGTCTGGGTGCCAGCTGCGACTGGGACCGTACCGCATTCACTATGGACGAGACACGCAGCAAGAGCGTCATCAAAGTATTTGTAGATCTCTATAACAAAGGCCTCATCTACCGCGGTCTCCGTATGGTAAACTGGGACCCCAAAGCTTTGACAGCACTTTCAACCGAAGAGGTGATTTATAAAGAGGAGAAGAGTCACCTGTTCCACCTGAAATATTATGTGGATGGCTTGACCACCCTCGAAAACGAGGAGGCCTTAAAGGCTGAAGGCAACATCATCCACAAGGACGAGAAGGGCTACTATGCCGTAGTTGCTACTACACGTCCTGAGACCATCATGGGTGATACTGCTATGTGTATCAACCCCAAGGATGCCAAGAACCAGTGGCTGAAAGGTCGCAAGGTAATTGTTCCTCTGGTAGGTCGTGTGATCCCCGTGATTGAGGACCGTTATGTAGATATCGAGTTTGGTACCGGTTGTTTGAAAGTAACCCCTGCACACGATACCAACGACTATATGCTGGGTAAGACTCACAATCTGGAGACCATCGACATCTTTAATCCCGATGGTACCATTTCGGAGCAGAGCCCACTCTATGTAGGTATGGACCGCATGGATTGCCGTAAGCAGATCTCGAAGGACCTGCAGGAGGCAGGATTGATGGAGCGCATTGAGGACTATATTAATAAGGTAGGTTACTCTGAGCGCAACCCTGACACCGCCATCGAGCCACGCCTCTCACTGCAGTGGTTCCTGAAGATGCAGCACTTTGCTGACATCGCTCTGCCACCAGTAATGAATGACGAACTGAAGTTCTATCCAGCAAAATACAAGAATACTTATAAGAACTGGTTGGAGAATATCCAGGACTGGTGTATCTCTCGTCAGTTGTGGTGGGGACACCGTATTCCTGCTTACTACTACGACGAAGAGAAGTTCGTTGTAGCCGAGACAGCCGAGGAGGCCCTGGAGCTGGCTCGAAAGGAGAGCGGCAACGCCAACCTGCAGATGAGCGACCTGAAACAGGACGAGGATGCCCTCGATACCTGGTTCTCATCATGGCTGTGGCCAATCTCATTGTTTGATGGTATCAACACCCCTGGCAACGAGGAGATTAAATACTACTATCCCACTAGCGACTTGGTAACTGGTCCAGATATCATCTTCTTCTGGGTAGCTCGTATGATTATGGCCGGTGAGGAGTACATGGGTACCTTCCCATTCAAGAACGTTTACTTCACTGGTATCGTTCGTGACAAGTTGGGTCGCAAGATGTCTAAGTCGCTCGGTAACTCACCCGATCCTATCGAACTAATTGAGAAGTTCGGTGCCGATGGTGTACGTATGGGTATGATGCTCTCTGCACCTGCTGGTAACGATATTCTGTTCGACGAGGCACTGTGCGAGCAGGGACGTAACTTCAACAACAAGATTTGGAACGCCTTCCGCTTGGTTAAGGGTTGGAAGGTTGCAGATATCGAGCAGGCCGAAGCTGGAAAAATTGCCACCAAGTGGTTTGAGGCAAAACTGAAGCAGACCAACGCTGAGGTTGAGGATTTGTTTAAGAAGTACCGTATCAGCGAGGCCCTGATGGCTGTTTATAAGCTGTTCTGGGATGAGTTCTCAAGCTGGTACCTGGAGATGGTTAAGCCTGCCTATATCAATGGTGAGCCCCTGCCTATCGACAAGGCTACTTACGATAAGACCCTCGAGTTCTTCGAGATTCTGTTGAAGATGCTGCACCCATTCATGCCATTCATTACTGAGGAGCTGTGGCAGCACCTGTACGATCGCAAGGATGGCGAGAGCATCATGAAGGTTAGCCTGAAGCTCGACGCTCCTACTAAGGCTGACGAAGAGCTGGCTGCTCAGATTGAGAACGTGAAGCAGATTGTATCAGGCGTTCGTATGGTTCGTAACCAGAAGAACATTGCTCCAAAAGAGCAGCTCGACCTGCAGGTTGTTAGCAAGAACGATTATGCTGCGTTTGATGCCGTCACCATCAAGATGGCTAACCTGAAGAGCATCAACGTAGTTACCGAGAAGGATGCCACCGCATCAGCCTTCATGGTAGGTACCGACGAGTTTGCAGTTCCTGTTGGTGACATGATTGATGTTGAGGCCGAGATTGCTAAGATGGAGGCTCAGTTGCAGCACCTCGAAGGTTTCCTGGCAGGTGTGAAGAAGAAGCTCTCGAACGAGCGTTTTGTAGCCAATGCTCCTGAAGCAGTAGTTGCACTTGAGCGCAAGAAGCAGAGTGATTCTGAAGAGAAAATTGCAGCGCTGAAAGAAAGCATCGCTGCTCTGAAGAATAAATAA